The sequence TGAAGATGAATCCGATCGCATTTCTCTATATTATCAGCGTACGATTCCCAGTAGTGCTTTTGAATCAAGAACACTCCATGAATTTTTAATGCCAAGAAAGAGCGCTCCATCTTGTCGCGTATGTATAACGAGAGATACACAATAGTCTGTTATCGTTACaatatacacacatacattTATATACCGATCTACTTATTTTCTGTCGGATTAcgttttttttgaaaatgagtcAAGATTTCCTTAATAAACACCTTCGCATTTCCCTAAATgtgtgtataaatatatatgccGCATCATTAATTGGGTGTATCGGCTATACTCGTTcgaataaatgattaaatgCTATTCTCGTATTAATTCgatgaaaaattcatacaGATCTTTGAGGGCGAATCAGGTGTTATTTTATCGTGTCGAATATTTCGAATCTCTATAACGCAGTTGCAATTCTAAGTTGTAAGCTACGCTACGCGGCACAAGTGAATATCTACCTGTATTCTAAGCATTACAGGGTACGTCACATTTTCTTGTGTTTTATGAGTATTAATTAAACCCCAGAGAATGCGGCGACTGCCATTAGAGCATCGTCTAAGCGTGGCTGCTTTCTCTCAAAGCCCGCATCTCGATATtaataatgatttgattacGGATAAACCATATTATGTCCGAGACAAAACGACATTAAACGAGAGCTCGCAATAGTTGCCAGATACGATCAGGGCGCCCCCTGGGACACGACACGAACACCGGGTCTACTACAAAGGTTTAACTTTATCTCGCATGTCGACATATTACGAATATTTTTATATTGGACTTGATTTATCGACGCTGGCCGACACAAAATCTAACGCgttgaaaataagtcaaatgttCAAAGCCTATAGGATTTGATTCATGAAAATCGTGAAATATTTCGTATTGAGTGCTAATATTATGTATAGGAAAATAGagatttatataatatatagtaTCTATGAAGAAAGGATAGATTTCTTATCATTACATTCGGAGGGTTTCGGAAATGAGGTATTCATGCGTTTTCGCTAATCTAAAATCGACGCTCAAAAAGACCGTCGTCGACACCGAACTAAAAaggtacatatatatatatatatatagaaaaaaacaatactCGTGGTTACCGTATTTTTGCGCCCAGAGAGCAGCACAGTATTGCACTTGGTTCCCGGATACATAGTTCACAATAGTAAATGATATgtacaaaacaaaatcatacGTCTAGTTTTTTATAGAAAGTTATCTGCACTGcaaaattgttgttttaaaTCTTCGTATTTACAAATTTCAGAATGGAATATTATCGAGTTGTCAAAGCATCCCGTGCCCGACTGCTGAGAATTTCATTCGCTTTTGTTTCTGTCTTTGATTACAGAACCACACGCGTACAACGTTTTTCTTCAAGTCCAATTTCTCGGCGATTTGTGCAATTTTTTCTCCTGAGGGCCTCGGCTGGACTGCGAAATACGCCTCTAACGATCGTTTTTCGGGCGCCGCGATAGAAGTCCGTTTACGTTTTTTATCCATACCGTTCGCGTACACGTCTGGATTGTTCTTTTTCTCTCTAGCGACGCGTTCTGCCTCCTCCAACCACGCTTGGAGAACGGGCTTCAACGCGATCATGTTATTATGACTGAGCGTAAGCGATTCGAATCTACAAATCGTGCTTTGGCTTAAAGAGCCGACGCCTGGCAGTTTCAATTTGCCCAGAGCCGAGCCCACATCCGCCTGTGTGACACCGAGTTTGATTCTACGCTGTTTGAATCGTTCCGCGAAGGCTTCAAGTTCTCTCGGGTCGCATTCTTGATCGTGCATGGTATGTGGATGCATATTATGATGACTAGGCGGCATTCCTGGATGTCCGTTCATGCCGTTGTGAGGATGTGAATAGGTCGGAGTGTAACCCATTTGATGCGGAGGCGGACCGTGGTGATGGTGACCATTTGCCGGATGGTGGCCATTGTGATGATCAGTCATAGACGATAAAGGCATCGACGCGGCAGCGGACATTTGATCTAACATTGAATCGGTGGTGGTGAAGCCATGTAGTGGACCCATCTGATGCGGTCTCGAAACGGAAGGATTGATGTTATGATGCCCCATGTCAGTATGCCCGTA is a genomic window of Tubulanus polymorphus chromosome 5, tnTubPoly1.2, whole genome shotgun sequence containing:
- the LOC141905509 gene encoding POU domain, class 4, transcription factor 3-like, which translates into the protein MMMMNPKPQSHLGMHHNMNHHGGPPSLQGRYSPPPYRPPDPIRRMSNHHSGNIFGGLDDSLLARAEALAAADIHSKASSPPLMKHDSIYGHTDMGHHNINPSVSRPHQMGPLHGFTTTDSMLDQMSAAASMPLSSMTDHHNGHHPANGHHHHGPPPHQMGYTPTYSHPHNGMNGHPGMPPSHHNMHPHTMHDQECDPRELEAFAERFKQRRIKLGVTQADVGSALGKLKLPGVGSLSQSTICRFESLTLSHNNMIALKPVLQAWLEEAERVAREKKNNPDVYANGMDKKRKRTSIAAPEKRSLEAYFAVQPRPSGEKIAQIAEKLDLKKNVVRVWFCNQRQKQKRMKFSAVGHGML